From the Lathyrus oleraceus cultivar Zhongwan6 chromosome 3, CAAS_Psat_ZW6_1.0, whole genome shotgun sequence genome, the window TCATACGCCACATGAAGATTCTACGTGAAGCTGTGTATGTGCTGGAattgttatcagaatatgatgAAGCTGGTTCGTGTAGGAAACTTGAGACTAATAAAGCATAAATGCCGCTTGCCACTTTGATTATTATATCAATTTGTTAAAAGTGAAAATAATAGGGTTTGCTAGGTTCTCATATTGCGACAATTATTTCATAAATATTTAAATTTCTTGATTTactgttttttaattttttgtatAAACAAATTATTGTATTAATATTGATTACTAAGAGTACTTAATTCAAATACAATAGTagagaaaaaaatcaaaaatcaattATCCTCGAAAAGTTAAATAAGATCGAATGGGATCAAGATGTCAAACTTTCACATCAAAACCTAAAGGTCCAATCGATTTTCTATAATCCAACCCTCCTAAATTCTTGACTAACAATTGGTTACTTCCTTATGGCCCCCCTTAAAGAGAGTCTCGTTCCTAGCTAACCAAATAGCCCAAGCTACTCTCAACCAAGTGGGAGTCTCCTTTTTTTTTATGATCTTCCCGATCAAGCAATTATAAAAAACTAGCAAGTGGGACAACAAATCTACCTAAGAAGGCAATTGGCATCAATCAATCCAATTCAACATAATGACCCAAACACTAACAACTACATGGCAAAACAAGAACAAATGGTCAAGAGATTTCGCTTGGCCGGGGCAAAGGGGTCAAACGAGGTTATGAAAACCAGAAAAGACCCCACTTTTAGCCAATTCATCTCTTTTAGGCAGCGCCCCGaagaaaattttattttgaacgtttgaaccttcccagccgttattaccgtttttcttgaaaaggtatgacttttcgttttcagttttcgttctcctataaaagggggaaatctggcctcggtttagggttacacacaaaaaccattctacgttccagaatctttcttttgccagaaacattctttcttcaagaattatccccacaaagatttcgtgaacccaggcataaatagggtcgaaatactttgttcggaaagtgaacgaacacgattcttcgaagattatccaggattatcaattaattatctAACATTTTTTTTAGTTATTTTGATATAGAAGAAGACAACTTAgtaaatttttatttatatagTTAACCGTGTCTCTTCTAGAATGATACATATCAAGCGTCTAGCTTCAATTTATAAGATAATAGGTGTTAAGATATTTTCTAACTAATGAACACTTTTATAGTTTAAAGAGACATAATCTCTTTAAACAAATTATTTCTCAAATAGAGAATCTCACTACACTTAGACACGGTGGTAATTAAGTTCTCAAACATGAGAAACTTGAACATTCCTAACACGTTTGTTGACAACTCTATTCTTAGGAACATTAATAGTGAGCACATCATTATCCATATAAGCCTTAACATGATCAACCTTAGAGTTTTCAGGCAAAGTAAGACGCTGAACAAAATGACCACTAGCAACCTCAATACGGTGCCATCCACCACTTTGTTCTTCCATTTCGACACTCTTCTCACAAATGATACATAGCATTCTGTCATCATCAACTTCAACTCTCACGTCGCTTCGTTTCATCCCCGGAAGATGTGCTTTGAAAACATGAGCTTCAGGGGTTTCTTTCCACTCTATGTCAATGGTGTCGACAATTGGTGATGGCTCGTGGAAATTTGGTGGTAGTGTTATATGGGGTGTGTGGGTTTGAGAAACTTCATAACCATGGGTTTGGTGTGATGGGTGGTTGTTCCTTgattggtgatgatgatgatgatgatctTGTGGTGATTTTGATCTTCTTCGACCAAAGATACTATTGGAAAAGAGTGACATTTTCTTTACGGTGAATTGGATGTGTTGATAGTTGATAGTGCTTGTGTACAATGTGAAGGAAGAAGCACTTATTTAAAGGGAAAAAAATAGGATTAATGTAATTTTGCTAGCAAATTTTGGATGGTTATTATTTAGAGCATCGTGAGATAGGACAATTCCATAGAGAGAATCCACTTTAATTTCCACTAAGTGGAACAATCACAAATCAATTGATTCTAAATGTCAGTTTTGTACATATCTAATTAAATTGCTTttacttaaaaatgaaaaataattcGTACTAACTTGAACATGATAAAATCATGTTTTAAGTGAATCTAAATATTTACTAAAGTGTGGGTACCGATTAAAGTTGCATGTTTCTTCTTTAAATATCACGGGTTTTAACCATTTAGTAATATTTTCATACGCCACATGAAGATTCTACGTGAAGCTGTGTATGTGCTGGAattgttatcagaatatgatgAAGCTGGTTCGTGTAGGAAACTTGAGACTAATAAAGCATAAATGCCGCTTGCCACTTTGATTATTATATCAATTTGTTAAAAGTGAAAATAATAGGGTTTGCTAGGTTCTCATATTGCGACAATTATTTCATAAATATTTAAATTTCTTGATTTactgttttttaattttttgtatAAACAAATTATTGTATTAATATTGATTACTAAGAGTACTTAATTCAAATACAATAGTagagaaaaaaatcaaaaatcaattATCCTCGAAAAGTTAAATAAGATCGAATGGGATCAAGATGTCAAACTTTCACATCAAAACCTAAAGGTCCAATCGATTTTCTATAATCCAACCCTCCTAAATTCTTGACTAACAATTGGTTACTTCCTTATGGCCCCCCTTAAAGAGAGTCTCGTTCCTAGCTAACCAAATAGCCCAAGCTACTCTCAACCAAGTGGGAGTCTCCTTTTTTTTTATGATCTTCCCGATCAAGCAATTATAAAAAACTAGCAAGTGGGACAACAAATCTACCTAAGAAGGCAATTGGCATCAATCAATCCAATTCAACATAATGACCCAAACACTAACAACTACATGGCAAAACAAGAACAAATGGTCAAGAGATTTCGCTTGGCCGGGGCAAAGGGGTCAAACGAGGTTATGAAAACCAGAAAAGACCCCACTTTTAGCCAATTCATCTCTTTTAGGCAGCGCCCCGaagaaaattttattttgaacgtttgaaccttcccagccgttattaccgtttttcttgaaaaggtatgacttttcgttttcagttttcgttctcctataaaagggggaaatctggcctcggtttagggttacacacaaaaaccattctacgttccagaatctttcttttgccagaaacattctttcttcaagaattatccccacaaagatttcgtgaacccaggcataaatagggtcgaaatactttgttcggaaagtgaacgaacacgattcttcgaagattatccaggattatcaattaattatctAACATTTTTTTTAGTTATTTTGATATAGAAGAAGACAACTTAgtaaatttttatttatatagTTAACCGTGTCTCTTCTAGAATGATACATATCAAGCGTCTAGCTTCAATTTATAAGATAATAGGTGTTAAGATATTTTCTAACTAATGAACACTTTTATAGTTTAAAGAGACATAATCTCTTTAAACAAATTATTTCTCAAATAGAGAATCTCACTACACTTAGACACGGTGGTAATTAAGTTCTCAAACATGAGAAACTTGAACATTCCTAACACGTTTGTTGACAACTCTATTCTTAGGAACATTAATAGTGAGCACATCATTATCCATATAAGCCTTAACATGATCAACCTTAGAGTTTTCAGGCAAAGTAAGACGCTGAACAAAATGACCACTAGCAACCTCAATACGGTGCCATCCACCACTTTGTTCTTCCATTTCGACACTCTTCTCACAAATGATACATAGCATTCTGTCATCATCAACTTCAACTCTCACGTCGCTTCGTTTCATCCCCGGAAGATGTGCTTTGAAAACATGAGCTTCAGGGGTTTCTTTCCACTCTATGTCAATGGTGTCGACAATTGGTGATGGCTCGTGGAAATTTGGTGGTAGTGTTATATGGGGTGTGTGGGTTTGAGAAACTTCATAACCATGGGTTTGGTGTGATGGGTGGTTGTTCCTTgattggtgatgatgatgatgatgatctTGTGGTGATTTTGATCTTCTTCGACCAAAGATACTATTGGAAAAGAGTGACATTTTCTTTACGGTGAATTGGATGTGTTGATAGTTGATAGTGCTTGTGTACAATGTGAAGGAAGAAGCACTTATTTAAAGGGAAAAAAATAGGATTAATGTAATTTTGCTAGCAAATTTTGGATGGTTATTATTTAGAGCATCGTGAGATAGGACAATTCCATAGAGAGAATCCACTTTAATTTCCACTAAGTGGAACAATCACAAATCAATTGATTCTAAATGTCAGTTTTGTACATATCTAATTAAATTGCTTttacttaaaaatgaaaaataattcGTACTAACTTGAACATGATAAAATCATGTTTTAAGTGAATCTAAATATTTACTAAAGTGTGGGTACCGATTAAAGTTGCATGTTTCTTCTTTAAATATCACGGGTTTTAACCATTTAGTAATATTTTCATACGCCACATGAAGATTCTACGTGAAGCTGTGTATGTGCTGGAattgttatcagaatatgatgAAGCTGGTTCGTGTAGGAAACTTGAGACTAATAAAGCATAAATGCCGCTTGCCACTTTGATTATTATATCAATTTGTTAAAAGTGAAAATAATAGGGTTTGCTAGGTTCTCATATTGCGACAATTATTTCATAAATATTTAAATTTCTTGATTTactgttttttaattttttgtatAAACAAATTATTGTATTAATATTGATTACTAAGAGTACTTAATTCAAATACAATAGTagagaaaaaaatcaaaaatcaattATCCTCGAAAAGTTAAATAAGATCGAATGGGATCAAGATGTCAAACTTTCACATCAAAACCTAAAGGTCCAATCGATTTTCTATAATCCAACCCTCCTAAATTCTTGACTAACAATTGGTTACTTCCTTATGGCCCCCCTTAAAGAGAGTCTCGTTCCTAGCTAACCAAATAGCCCAAGCTACTCTCAACCAAGTGGGAGTCTCCTTTTTTTTTATGATCTTCCCGATCAAGCAATTATAAAAAACTAGCAAGTGGGACAACAAATCTACCTAAGAAGGCAATTGGCATCAATCAATCCAATTCAACATAATGACCCAAACACTAACAACTACATGGCAAAACAAGAACAAATGGTCAAGAGATTTCGCTTGGCCGGGGCAAAGGGGTCAAACGAGGTTATGAAAACCAGAAAAGACCCCACTTTTAGCCAATTCATCTCTTTTAGGCAGCGCCCCGaagaaaattttattttgaacgtttgaaccttcccagccgttattaccgtttttcttgaaaaggtatgacttttcgttttcagttttcgttctcctataaaagggggaaatctggcctcggtttagggttacacacaaaaaccattctacgttccagaatctttcttttgccagaaacattctttcttcaagaattatccccacaaagatttcgtgaacccaggcataaatagggtcgaaatactttgttcggaaagtgaacgaacacgattcttcgaagattatccaggattatcaattaattatctAACATTTTTTTTAGTTATTTTGATATAGAAGAAGACAACTTAgtaaatttttatttatatagTTAACCGTGTCTCTTCTAGAATGATACATATCAAGCGTCTAGCTTCAATTTATAAGATAATAGGTGTTAAGATATTTTCTAACTAATGAACACTTTTATAGTTTAAAGAGACATAATCTCTTTAAACAAATTATTTCTCAAATAGAGAATCTCACTACACTTAGACACGGTGGTAATTAAGTTCTCAAACATGAGAAACTTGAACATTCCTAACACGTTTGTTGACAACTCTATTCTTAGGAACATTAATAGTGAGCACATCATTATCCATATAAGCCTTAACATGATCAACCTTAGAGTTTTCAGGCAAAGTAAGACGCTGAACAAAATGACCACTAGCAACCTCAATACGGTGCCATCCACCACTTTGTTCTTCCATTTCGACACTCTTCTCACAAATGATACATAGCATTCTGTCATCATCAACTTCAACTCTCACGTCGCTTCGTTTCATCCCCGGAAGATGTGCTTTGAAAACATGAGCTTCAGGGGTTTCTTTCCACTCTATGTCAATGGTGTCGACAATTGGTGATGGCTCGTGGAAATTTGGTGGTAGTGTTATATGGGGTGTGTGGGTTTGAGAAACTTCATAACCATGGGTTTGGTGTGATGGGTGGTTGTTCCTTgattggtgatgatgatgatgatgatctTGTGGTGATTTTGATCTTCTTCGACCAAAGATACTATTGGAAAAGAGTGACATTTTCTTTACGGTGAATTGGATGTGTTGATAGTTGATAGTGCTTGTGTACAATGTGAAGGAAGAAGCACTTATTTAAAGGGAAAAAAATAGGATTAATGTAATTTTGCTAGCAAATTTTGGATGGTTATTATTTAGAGCATCGTGAGATAGGACAATTCCATAGAGAGAATCCACTTTAATTTCCACTAAGTGGAACAATCACAAATCAATTGATTCTAAATGTCAGTTTTGTACATATCTAATTAAATTGCTTttacttaaaaatgaaaaataattcGTACTAACTTGAACATGATAAAATCATGTTTTAAGTGAATCTAAATATTTACTAAAGTGTGGGTACCGATTAAAGTTGCATGTTTCTTCTTTAAATATCACGGGTTTTAACCATTTAGTAATATTTTCATACGCCACATGAAGATTCTACGTGAAGCTGTGTATGTGCTGGAattgttatcagaatatgatgAAGCTGGTTCGTGTAGGAAACTTGAGACTAATAAAGCATAAATGCCGCTTGCCACTTTGATTATTATATCAATTTGTTAAAAGTGAAAATAATAGGGTTTGCTAGGTTCTCATATTGCGACAATTATTTCATAAATATTTAAATTTCTTGATTTactgttttttaattttttgtatAAACAAATTATTGTATTAATATTGATTACTAAGAGTACTTAATTCAAATACAATAGTagagaaaaaaatcaaaaatcaattATCCTCGAAAAGTTAAATAAGATCGAATGGGATCAAGATGTCAAACTTTCACATCAAAACCTAAAGGTCCAATCGATTTTCTATAATCCAACCCTCCTAAATTCTTGACTAACAATTGGTTACTTCCTTATGGCCCCCCTTAAAGAGAGTCTCGTTCCTAGCTAACCAAATAGCCCAAGCTACTCTCAACCAAGTGGGAGTCTCCTTTTTTTTTATGATCTTCCCGATCAAGCAATTATAAAAAACTAGCAAGTGGGACAACAAATCTACCTAAGAAGGCAATTGGCATCAATCAATCCAATTCAACATAATGACCCAAACACTAACAACTACATGGCAAAACAAGAACAAATGGTCAAGAGATTTCGCTTGGCCGGGGCAAAGGGGTCAAACGAGGTTATGAAAACCAGAAAAGACCCCACTTTTAGCCAATTCATCTCTTTTAGGCAGCGCCCCGaagaaaattttattttgaacgtttgaaccttcccagccgttattaccgtttttcttgaaaaggtatgacttttcgttttcagttttcgttctcctataaaagggggaaatctggcctcggtttagggttacacacaaaaaccattctacgttccagaatctttcttttgccagaaacattctttcttcaagaattatccccacaaagatttcgtgaacccaggcataaatagggtcgaaatactttgttcggaaagtgaacgaacacgattcttcgaagattatccaggattatcaattaattatctAACATTTTTTTTAGTTATTTTGATATAGAAGAAGACAACTTAgtaaatttttatttatatagTTAACCGTGTCTCTTCTAGAATGATACATATCAAGCGTCTAGCTTCAATTTATAAGATAATAGGTGTTAAGATATTTTCTAACTAATGAACACTTTTATAGTTTAAAGAGACATAATCTCTTTAAACAAATTATTTCTCAAATAGAGAATCTCACTACACTTAGACACGGTGGTAATTAAGTTCTCAAACATGAGAAACTTGAACATTCCTAACACGTTTGTTGACAACTCTATTCTTAGGAACATTAATAGTGAGCACATCATTATCCATATAAGCCTTAACATGATCAACCTTAGAGTTTTCAGGCAAAGTAAGACGCTGAACAAAATGACCACTAGCAACCTCAATACGGTGCCATCCACCACTTTGTTCTTCCATTTCGACACTCTTCTCACAAATGATACATAGCATTCTGTCATCATCAACTTCAACTCTCACGTCGCTTCGTTTCATCCCCGGAAGATGTGCTTTGAAAACATGAGCTTCAGGGGTTTCTTTCCACTCTATGTCAATGGTGTCGACAATTGGTGATGGCTCGTGGAAATTTGGTGGTAGTGTTATATGGGGTGTGTGGGTTTGAGAAACTTCATAACCATGGGTTTGGTGTGATGGGTGGTTGTTCCTTgattggtgatgatgatgatgatgatctTGTGGTGATTTTGATCTTCTTCGACCAAAGATACTATTGGAAAAGAGTGACATTTTCTTTACGGTGAATTGGATGTGTTGATAGTTGATAGTGCTTGTGTACAATGTGAAGGAAGAAGCACTTATTTAAAGGGAAAAAAATAGGATTAATGTAATTTTGCTAGCAAATTTTGGATGGTTATTATTTAGAGCATCGTGAGATAGGACAATTCCATAGAGAGAATCCACTTTAATTTCCACTAAGTGGAACAATCACAAATCAATTGATTCTAAATGTCAGTTTTGTACATATCTAATTAAATTGCTTttacttaaaaatgaaaaataattcGTACTAACTTGAACATGATAAAATCATGTTTTAAGTGAATCTAAATATTTACTAAAGTGTGGGTACCGATTAAAGTTGCATGTTTCTTCTTTAAATATCACGGGTTTTAACCATTTAGTAATATTTTCATACGCCACATGAAGATTCTACGTGAAGCTGTGTATGTGCTGGAattgttatcagaatatgatgAAGCTGGTTCGTGTAGGAAACTTGAGACTAATAAAGCATAAATGCCGCTTGCCACTTTGATTATTATATCAATTTGTTAAAAGTGAAAATAATAGGGTTTGCTAGGTTCTCATATTGCGACAATTATTTCATAAATATTTAAATTTCTTGATTTactgttttttaattttttgtatAAACAAATTATTGTATTAATATTGATTACTAAGAGTACTTAATTCAAATACAATAGTagagaaaaaaatcaaaaatcaattATCCTCGAAAAGTTAAATAAGATCGAATGGGATCAAGATGTCAAACTTTCACATCAAAACCTAAAGGTCCAATCGATTTTCTATAATCCAACCCTCCTAAATTCTTGACTAACAATTGGTTACTTCCTTATGGCCCCCCTTAAAGAGAGTCTCGTTCCTAGCTAACCAAATAGCCCAAGCTACTCTCAACCAAGTGGGAGTCTCCTTTTTTTTTATGATCTTCCCGATCAAGCAATTATAAAAAACTAGCAAGTGGGACAACAAATCTACCTAAGAAGGCAATTGGCATCAATCAATCCAATTCAACATAATGACCCAAACACTAACAACTACATGGCAAAACAAGAACAAATGGTCAAGAGATTTCGCTTGGCCGGGGCAAAGGGGTCAAACGAGGTTATGAAAACCAGAAAAGACCCCACTTTTAGCCAATTCATCTCTTTTAGGCAGCGCCCCGaagaaaattttattttgaacgtttgaaccttcccagccgttattaccgtttttcttgaaaaggtatgacttttcgttttcagttttcgttctcctataaaagggggaaatctggcctcggtttagggttacacacaaaaaccattctacgttccagaatctttcttttgccagaaacattctttcttcaagaattatccccacaaagatttcgtgaacccaggcataaatagggtcgaaatactttgttcggaaagtgaacgaacacgattcttcgaagattatccaggattatcaattaattatctAACATTTTTTTTAGTTATTTTGATATAGAAGAAGACAACTTAgtaaatttttatttatatagTTAACCGTGTCTCTTCTAGAATGATACATATCAAGCGTCTAGCTTCAATTTATAAGATAATAGGTGTTAAGATATTTTCTAACTAATGAACACTTTTATAGTTTAAAGAGACATAATCTCTTTAAACAAATTATTTCTCAAATAGAGAATCTCACTACACTTAGACACGGTGGTAATTAAGTTCTCAAACATGAGAAACTTGAACATTCCTAACACGTTTGTTGACAACTCTATTCTTAGGAACATTAATAGTGAGCACATCATTATCCATATAAGCCTTAACATGATCAACCTTAGAGTTTTCAGGCAAAGTAAGACGCTGAACAAAATGACCACTAGCAACCTCAATACGGTGCCATCCACCACTTTGTTCTTCCATTTCGACACTCTTCTCACAAATGATACATAGCATTCTGTCATCATCAACTTCAACTCTCACGTCGCTTCGTTTCATCCCCGGAAGATGTGCTTTGAAAACATGAGCTTCAGGGGTTTCTTTCCACTCTATGTCAATGGTGTCGACAATTGGTGATGGCTCGTGGAAATTTGGTGGTAGTGTTATATGGGGTGTGTGGGTTTGAGAAACTTCATAACCATGGGTTTGGTGTGATGGGTGGTTGTTCCTTgattggtgatgatgatgatgatgatctTGTGGTGATTTTGATCTTCTTCGACCAAAGATACTATTGGAAAAGAGTGACATTTTCTTTACGGTGAATTGGATGTGTTGATAGTTGATAGTGCTTGTGTACAATGTGAAGGAAGAAGCACTTATTTAAAGGGAAAAAAATAGGATTAATGTAATTTTGCTAGCAAATTTTGGATGGTTATTATTTAGAGCATCGTGAGATAGGACAATTCCATAGAGAGAATCCACTTTAATTTCCACTAAGTGGAACAATCACAAATCAATTGATTCTAAATGTCAGTTTTGTACATATCTAATTAAATTGCTTttacttaaaaatgaaaaataattcGTACTAACTTGAACATGATAAAATCATGTTTTAAGTGAATCTAAATATTTACTAAAGTGTGGGTACCGATTAAAGTTGCATGTTTCTTCTTTAAAT encodes:
- the LOC127131196 gene encoding 18.1 kDa class I heat shock protein-like yields the protein MSLFSNSIFGRRRSKSPQDHHHHHHQSRNNHPSHQTHGYEVSQTHTPHITLPPNFHEPSPIVDTIDIEWKETPEAHVFKAHLPGMKRSDVRVEVDDDRMLCIICEKSVEMEEQSGGWHRIEVASGHFVQRLTLPENSKVDHVKAYMDNDVLTINVPKNRVVNKRVRNVQVSHV